Proteins from a genomic interval of Rhodothermus marinus:
- a CDS encoding ATP-dependent DNA helicase encodes MESLSLRALWGRVRELLARLEQQPGFEPRPGQRQMAETVVRAIAEGLPAVIEAGTGTGKTFGYLIPALCAEARVLVSTSTKALQEQLVHKDLPLLGGLLDRPVSWALLKGRQNYLCRLKMEAGTQEERPVFETRDEAEAFRRLLEWARRSDTDGDLEQFPGRVTPALRELVTMDADGCGGRQCPFYDACFLMEARRRAERADVVVVNHALLLQDLMLRARSGGALYLLPEAEVLVIDEAHRLEEMALGALSVYISPYRVERLRRQALRLPGIDHRTRAELEALGLVADELKRQADAALTGRPAAPLTEALSVVLLNLRDRAGVLEDLVGQMMRLQLQRFGGSTQQELQARYEAVLRGLQRLAADAGVITERWRAQAAEHVLYVQRERRQPVVICQPLDAGGTLQQVLFEAFPTVVCTSATLTTLARPLRRRAAAGEASDGPFAYFRRRTGFPEEGLELIVPAPFDYRRQALLYLPPDPIRLDPTRIRDARTQQAYEEALIGEVQALVAASRGRALVLTTSLRMMERLAEALQDCGYPVLVQGSAPRARLVRQLKAQASVLVATRAFWEGVDVPGEALSLVVIDRLPFPGREDPYWQARYEQAGDDWFELEALPQALLTLKQGFGRLIRTRTDRGVVALLDGRLQTKYYGRWILDALPPARRVQTLDEVVRFLA; translated from the coding sequence GTGGAGAGCCTTTCACTCCGAGCGCTGTGGGGGCGCGTACGGGAGTTGCTGGCCCGTCTGGAGCAGCAACCCGGTTTTGAACCGCGGCCCGGCCAGCGCCAGATGGCCGAGACGGTCGTCCGGGCGATCGCCGAGGGGCTGCCCGCCGTAATCGAGGCCGGAACCGGCACGGGGAAGACGTTCGGCTACCTGATTCCGGCGCTCTGCGCGGAGGCGCGGGTGCTCGTTTCCACCAGCACGAAGGCCCTTCAGGAACAGCTCGTCCACAAAGATCTGCCGCTGCTGGGTGGGCTGCTGGATCGGCCGGTCTCCTGGGCCCTGCTCAAGGGACGACAGAACTATCTGTGCCGGCTGAAAATGGAGGCCGGCACCCAGGAGGAGCGACCGGTTTTCGAGACGCGCGACGAAGCCGAGGCGTTTCGGCGTCTGCTGGAATGGGCGCGCCGCTCGGATACCGATGGCGATCTGGAGCAATTTCCGGGGCGTGTGACGCCCGCGTTGCGGGAGCTGGTCACCATGGACGCGGACGGCTGCGGCGGCCGACAGTGTCCGTTCTACGATGCCTGTTTTCTGATGGAAGCCCGACGCCGGGCCGAGCGGGCCGACGTGGTGGTGGTCAACCATGCGCTATTGTTGCAGGACCTGATGCTGCGGGCGCGAAGCGGCGGGGCGCTCTACCTGCTACCTGAGGCGGAAGTGCTGGTGATCGACGAGGCGCATCGGCTCGAGGAAATGGCGCTGGGGGCGTTGAGCGTTTACATCTCGCCCTATCGGGTGGAGCGCCTGCGGCGGCAGGCGCTTCGGCTGCCCGGGATCGATCACCGCACGCGGGCCGAACTGGAAGCGCTGGGTCTGGTGGCCGACGAGCTGAAGCGCCAGGCCGACGCGGCGCTGACGGGACGTCCGGCCGCGCCGCTGACCGAAGCGCTGAGTGTGGTGCTGCTGAACCTGCGTGACCGGGCCGGCGTGCTGGAGGACCTCGTTGGACAGATGATGCGCCTGCAGCTCCAGCGCTTCGGCGGAAGCACGCAGCAGGAGTTGCAAGCTCGGTACGAGGCGGTGCTGCGCGGGTTGCAGCGGCTGGCGGCCGATGCCGGTGTGATCACCGAACGCTGGCGTGCGCAGGCGGCCGAGCACGTGCTCTACGTGCAGCGCGAGCGCCGCCAGCCGGTCGTGATCTGCCAGCCGCTGGATGCCGGCGGCACGCTTCAGCAGGTGCTGTTCGAGGCGTTTCCCACGGTCGTCTGTACGAGTGCCACGCTGACCACGCTGGCGCGGCCGCTCCGTCGACGCGCGGCGGCGGGCGAGGCGTCCGACGGACCGTTCGCCTACTTCCGACGCCGCACCGGCTTTCCGGAAGAAGGTCTGGAGCTGATCGTGCCGGCGCCGTTCGACTACCGACGGCAGGCGTTGCTGTACCTGCCACCCGATCCGATCCGGCTGGATCCCACGCGGATTCGAGACGCCCGAACGCAGCAGGCTTACGAAGAGGCGCTCATCGGCGAAGTGCAGGCGCTGGTGGCTGCCTCGCGGGGACGGGCGCTGGTGCTGACCACCAGCCTTCGCATGATGGAGCGCCTGGCCGAAGCGCTGCAGGACTGCGGCTATCCGGTACTGGTGCAGGGGAGTGCGCCGCGTGCCCGACTGGTGCGCCAGCTCAAAGCGCAGGCCTCGGTGCTGGTGGCCACGCGCGCCTTCTGGGAGGGGGTCGATGTGCCCGGCGAAGCGCTCTCGCTGGTGGTCATCGATCGGTTGCCGTTTCCGGGGCGAGAAGATCCCTACTGGCAGGCCCGCTACGAACAGGCGGGCGACGACTGGTTCGAGCTGGAGGCACTTCCCCAGGCGCTGCTGACGCTCAAGCAGGGCTTCGGGCGACTGATCCGCACACGCACCGATCGGGGCGTGGTGGCGCTGCTGGACGGCCGGCTTCAGACCAAGTACTATGGCCGCTGGATCCTTGACGCATTGCCGCCGGCCCGCCGCGTGCAGACCCTCGACGAAGTGGTGCGCTTTCTGGCTTGA
- the thiD gene encoding bifunctional hydroxymethylpyrimidine kinase/phosphomethylpyrimidine kinase, whose amino-acid sequence MNRQIPPVALTIAGSDSGGGAGIQADIKAMQANGVFAASVITAVTAQNTRVVTAAFELPLELIEAQIDAVFEDLPVAAVKTGMLSSAAIIELVARKAEQWQMRPLVVDPVMISKSGYPLLKPDAVATLREALLPLATLVTPNAHEAAHLTGLKIETVEDLYEAARRIKAMGPQAVLVKGGHLSREAVAVDVLFDGERFEEFRAPRIDTPHTHGTGCTYASAIAANLARGFSLVEAVRRAKQYVTETIRHALPIGGGHGPTHHFYFLESFKGFPIGAEEPEKTAGV is encoded by the coding sequence ATGAACCGACAAATTCCACCGGTGGCGCTGACGATCGCCGGAAGCGACTCGGGCGGGGGCGCCGGCATCCAGGCCGACATCAAGGCGATGCAGGCCAACGGCGTTTTTGCCGCCTCGGTCATCACGGCCGTGACGGCGCAGAACACGCGGGTCGTGACGGCCGCCTTCGAGCTACCGCTGGAGTTGATCGAAGCGCAGATCGACGCGGTCTTTGAAGACCTGCCGGTTGCGGCCGTCAAGACGGGCATGCTTTCGTCGGCGGCCATCATCGAACTGGTGGCGCGTAAGGCCGAACAATGGCAGATGCGACCGCTCGTGGTCGATCCGGTGATGATTTCCAAAAGTGGCTATCCGCTGCTGAAGCCCGACGCCGTTGCCACGTTGCGCGAGGCGCTGTTGCCGCTCGCCACGCTGGTGACGCCCAATGCGCACGAGGCCGCTCATCTGACCGGCCTGAAGATCGAAACGGTCGAAGATCTCTACGAGGCGGCCCGGCGCATCAAAGCCATGGGGCCGCAGGCCGTGCTGGTGAAGGGCGGGCACCTGAGCCGTGAGGCCGTGGCGGTCGATGTGCTTTTCGACGGCGAGCGCTTCGAGGAATTCCGCGCGCCCCGGATCGACACGCCGCACACGCACGGTACCGGCTGCACCTACGCTTCGGCCATCGCCGCCAACCTGGCGCGGGGATTTTCGCTGGTCGAGGCCGTGCGTCGCGCCAAGCAGTACGTGACCGAGACGATCCGCCATGCATTGCCCATCGGCGGCGGCCACGGCCCCACGCACCACTTCTATTTTCTGGAATCCTTCAAAGGATTTCCCATCGGCGCCGAAGAACCCGAAAAAACGGCCGGCGTATAA
- a CDS encoding thiamine phosphate synthase, with product MLPRLLLIADRFTDPHRTRVVHRAVTAGVPWVQLRDHRVDPDTFARAAEALVPVLQAENPDLLLSVNTHLEVAQRLGLGLHVGRRGPSVAEARRRLGSGTLLGYSAHDLDAARRAADEGADYLLFSPVFPTASKPGVPAVGLEALAAVCRAVPIPILALGGITPEHVSACLQQGAHGVAVVSAILDASDPEGAVRQFLARTENALYHR from the coding sequence ATGCTGCCCCGTCTGCTGCTGATCGCCGATCGCTTTACCGATCCGCATCGGACCAGGGTAGTGCACCGGGCAGTAACCGCCGGCGTGCCCTGGGTGCAGCTCCGTGACCACCGGGTCGATCCCGACACGTTCGCCCGTGCGGCCGAAGCGCTCGTGCCGGTCCTGCAGGCCGAAAATCCAGACCTGCTGCTCTCGGTCAACACGCACCTGGAAGTGGCGCAGCGTCTGGGGCTGGGACTGCACGTCGGACGGCGCGGTCCCTCGGTGGCCGAAGCCCGGCGGCGACTCGGGTCCGGGACGTTGCTGGGCTACTCGGCGCATGATCTGGACGCGGCCCGCCGGGCTGCCGATGAAGGGGCCGATTATCTGCTCTTCAGCCCGGTTTTTCCCACGGCCAGCAAGCCCGGCGTACCGGCAGTCGGTCTGGAGGCGCTGGCGGCGGTCTGTCGAGCGGTTCCCATTCCCATACTGGCGCTGGGCGGCATCACGCCCGAGCACGTCTCGGCCTGCCTGCAGCAGGGTGCCCACGGCGTGGCCGTCGTCTCGGCCATTCTGGACGCTTCGGATCCTGAAGGGGCCGTTCGGCAGTTTTTAGCACGTACCGAAAACGCATTGTACCATCGATAA
- a CDS encoding thiazole synthase, protein MSTQVVDGKGWQVQVDDEPLRIGPLELHTRLLMGSSGYPNVQTMLDALEAAGAELVTVAIRRINLKDRSEESLLALLERHGYRVLPNTAGCYTAREAVLVAQLAREALETNLIKLEVIGDDETLLPDVEQLLKAARELINDGFVVLAYTNDDPITCRKLADLGCAAVMPLASPIGSGMGLVNPYNLHLIREMIDDVPLIVDAGIGTASDAAMAMELGYDGVLVNSAISQAEHPVLMARAVRHAVEAGRLAFRAGRMPRRFYARPSSPMEGRVGH, encoded by the coding sequence ATGAGCACGCAGGTGGTTGACGGCAAGGGCTGGCAGGTGCAGGTGGACGACGAGCCGCTGCGCATCGGGCCGCTGGAGCTGCACACGCGGCTGCTGATGGGCTCGAGCGGCTATCCGAACGTGCAGACCATGCTCGATGCGCTGGAAGCGGCCGGGGCCGAGCTGGTGACGGTGGCCATCCGGCGTATCAACCTGAAGGATCGCTCCGAGGAGAGTCTGCTGGCGCTGCTCGAACGGCACGGCTACCGGGTGCTGCCTAACACGGCCGGCTGCTACACGGCCCGCGAAGCCGTGCTCGTGGCGCAACTGGCCCGCGAGGCGCTCGAAACGAACCTGATCAAGCTGGAGGTCATCGGCGACGACGAAACGCTGCTGCCCGACGTGGAGCAGCTCCTGAAAGCTGCCCGGGAGTTGATCAACGATGGCTTCGTAGTGCTGGCCTACACGAACGACGATCCGATCACCTGCCGCAAGCTGGCCGATCTGGGTTGTGCGGCCGTGATGCCGCTGGCCTCGCCGATCGGTAGCGGCATGGGGCTGGTCAATCCCTACAACCTGCACCTGATCCGGGAAATGATCGACGACGTGCCGCTCATCGTGGATGCCGGGATCGGGACGGCCAGCGACGCGGCAATGGCCATGGAGCTGGGCTACGACGGGGTGCTGGTCAACTCGGCCATCTCGCAGGCGGAGCATCCGGTGCTAATGGCCCGTGCCGTCCGCCACGCGGTCGAGGCCGGCCGACTGGCCTTCAGGGCCGGACGCATGCCGCGGCGCTTCTACGCACGGCCGTCCTCGCCGATGGAAGGGCGCGTCGGACACTGA
- the thiS gene encoding sulfur carrier protein ThiS, translating to MAETTRTLAIVLNGEPYEVPAGTTVAELLRRLEIDPETARGIAVAVNEEVVRRSQWAELRLQAGDRVEVVTARQGG from the coding sequence ATGGCCGAAACTACCCGGACCCTGGCAATTGTGCTGAACGGCGAGCCCTACGAGGTGCCCGCCGGCACCACGGTGGCCGAGCTGTTGCGCCGCCTGGAGATCGATCCGGAAACGGCGCGCGGCATTGCCGTGGCGGTGAACGAGGAGGTCGTGCGCCGTTCGCAATGGGCCGAACTCCGGCTCCAGGCAGGCGATCGCGTGGAAGTGGTAACGGCCCGTCAGGGCGGATAA
- the thiO gene encoding glycine oxidase ThiO: MNTRPVCIVGGGVIGLALGWELARAGKRVLLLERDRVGRAASWVSAGMLAPDAEIQFEEPELYQFSKESLRRWPDYAQALEAASGVSVDLRTEGALMVAPDRDSAEAYRRIYRFAKEQGLNVEWLTGDEALELEPFLAPRLVGAIHAPETYQVDNRRLIEALRVALEKAGGEIREQVAVVAVEPDETRPAVRTAEGERIEAETVVIAAGAWSGQIEGLGWKPPMRPIKGQVILLTMEPPFGLRYVVRGPDAYLVPKSDGRLIVGATMEEMGFDTRVTAGGLYKLLEGAWELVPGIYDLPVQEIGAGLRPGTRDNRPILGYGAPGIVLATGHYRHGILLTPITAQEVARLILTGETSPWLAPFSPERFLTASTPS; this comes from the coding sequence ATGAACACACGGCCGGTTTGCATTGTCGGCGGCGGCGTGATCGGGCTGGCGCTGGGCTGGGAGCTGGCCCGTGCCGGCAAGCGGGTGCTACTGCTCGAGCGGGATCGGGTCGGACGCGCCGCTTCGTGGGTGTCGGCCGGCATGCTGGCGCCCGATGCCGAAATTCAGTTCGAAGAACCCGAGCTCTACCAGTTCAGCAAAGAAAGCCTGCGACGCTGGCCGGACTATGCGCAGGCGCTGGAAGCCGCCAGCGGCGTTTCGGTGGACCTGCGTACCGAAGGGGCACTCATGGTCGCGCCCGATCGCGACAGCGCCGAAGCCTATCGCCGCATCTATCGTTTCGCAAAAGAACAGGGGCTGAACGTCGAGTGGCTCACGGGCGACGAGGCACTGGAGCTGGAACCGTTCCTGGCGCCGCGGCTGGTCGGTGCCATTCACGCGCCGGAGACCTATCAGGTGGACAACCGGCGGCTGATCGAGGCGCTGCGTGTGGCACTGGAGAAGGCCGGTGGCGAGATTCGTGAGCAGGTGGCCGTCGTGGCCGTCGAGCCCGACGAGACGCGGCCGGCCGTGCGCACGGCCGAGGGTGAGCGCATCGAAGCCGAAACGGTGGTCATTGCGGCGGGTGCCTGGTCCGGACAGATCGAGGGGCTGGGCTGGAAGCCGCCCATGCGTCCCATCAAGGGCCAGGTGATTCTGCTCACGATGGAGCCGCCGTTTGGCCTGCGCTACGTGGTGCGCGGCCCTGATGCCTACCTGGTGCCCAAAAGCGACGGTCGCCTGATCGTGGGGGCCACCATGGAAGAGATGGGCTTCGACACGCGCGTGACGGCCGGCGGACTCTACAAGCTGCTCGAAGGGGCCTGGGAACTGGTGCCCGGCATTTACGATCTGCCCGTGCAGGAGATCGGGGCCGGGTTGCGTCCGGGCACGCGCGACAATCGGCCCATTCTGGGCTACGGGGCTCCCGGCATCGTGCTGGCTACCGGGCACTACCGCCATGGCATTCTGCTGACGCCCATCACGGCGCAGGAGGTGGCCCGCCTGATCCTTACCGGAGAAACTTCCCCGTGGCTGGCTCCGTTTTCACCCGAGCGATTCCTGACGGCTTCGACCCCTTCGTAA
- a CDS encoding NAD(P)/FAD-dependent oxidoreductase produces the protein MQPSSRIAIVGAGLAGACAAFALHRHAHVEVFEATEAADQAFRAAGGLFHPLMTRRARPNWQHDAALEALERLLAAVGDRVPVRRGLLRVAFSEKQAQDFREAARTYPRFVQWLAPEEAKERFPQVQAPYGALWIPQGGAVSAARLIEVLLERSGVPVHRPVRVVDWKEEPDGVRLHTDRGAVHRFDYAILAPGYGYQAHPELARLPFQAVKGQVICLQRPPSLDTLPLVLANVHLAPYGDQIFVGSTYEPTFTDLAPSEAQTRWLLEEAARWVPEISGSTVIAALTGVRVIRPYRPLPVLSPLPGRRHLWLFAALGSRGLLYAPLLASWLPEALECPERLPEAVRLD, from the coding sequence ATGCAACCTTCATCCAGGATTGCCATCGTCGGGGCCGGTCTGGCCGGTGCCTGCGCGGCGTTCGCGTTGCACCGACACGCTCACGTAGAGGTGTTCGAGGCCACCGAGGCGGCCGACCAGGCCTTTCGGGCGGCCGGGGGCTTGTTTCATCCGCTGATGACGCGTCGGGCGCGCCCCAACTGGCAGCATGACGCGGCGCTGGAAGCGCTGGAGCGGCTGCTGGCCGCCGTGGGCGACCGGGTGCCCGTCCGACGCGGGCTGCTGCGCGTGGCCTTTTCCGAAAAGCAGGCGCAGGACTTCCGGGAGGCCGCCCGCACCTATCCGCGCTTTGTGCAGTGGCTGGCACCCGAGGAGGCGAAGGAACGCTTCCCCCAGGTGCAGGCCCCTTATGGTGCGCTCTGGATTCCGCAGGGCGGGGCCGTTTCGGCTGCACGGCTCATCGAAGTGCTGCTGGAACGAAGCGGCGTGCCGGTACATCGACCGGTCCGCGTCGTGGACTGGAAAGAGGAGCCCGACGGCGTGCGTCTGCATACCGATCGGGGCGCAGTGCACCGGTTCGACTATGCGATCCTGGCGCCCGGCTACGGCTACCAGGCGCATCCCGAGCTGGCCCGGCTGCCATTTCAGGCCGTCAAGGGCCAGGTGATCTGCCTGCAGCGACCTCCTTCACTCGACACCCTACCGCTGGTGCTGGCCAACGTGCACCTGGCGCCTTACGGCGATCAGATTTTCGTGGGAAGTACCTACGAGCCGACGTTCACGGACCTGGCGCCTTCCGAGGCGCAGACGCGCTGGCTGCTGGAAGAAGCCGCCCGCTGGGTGCCGGAAATCTCCGGAAGCACTGTCATTGCGGCCCTGACGGGCGTGCGCGTGATTCGTCCGTATCGTCCGTTGCCCGTGCTCAGTCCCCTGCCCGGCCGACGGCACCTGTGGCTGTTTGCGGCGCTGGGTTCGCGGGGACTGCTCTATGCCCCGCTGCTGGCTTCCTGGTTGCCAGAAGCGCTCGAATGCCCGGAGCGTCTGCCCGAGGCGGTACGTCTGGATTGA
- a CDS encoding class I fructose-bisphosphate aldolase, with amino-acid sequence MAEVTISRIAELLGDEAEYLLEHKCTTIPKELLHLPGPDFVDRVWKDSDRNPRVLRAMQELFNTGRLAGTGYLSILPVDQGIEHSAGASFAPNPIYFDPENIVKLAIEGGCNAVATTFGVLGAVARKYAHKIPFILKLNHNELLSYPNTYDQVLFARVKDAWNMGCVGVGATIYWGSPESRRQLQEISEAFSYAHELGMVTILWCYLRNNAFKVNGVNHETAADLTGQANHLGVTIEADIIKQKLPTHNGGYKALNTGSSSYGKLDERIYTELSTDHPIDLTRYQVANCYMGRCGLINSGGASKGKDDLRDAVRTAVINKRAGGMGLISGRKAFQRPMKEGVELLHAIQDVYLNPEVTIA; translated from the coding sequence ATGGCCGAGGTTACCATTTCGCGCATCGCCGAACTCCTGGGCGACGAAGCCGAGTACCTGCTCGAACACAAGTGTACCACGATTCCCAAAGAGTTGCTGCACCTGCCGGGTCCGGATTTTGTTGATCGCGTCTGGAAGGACTCAGATCGCAATCCGCGGGTGCTGCGCGCCATGCAGGAACTGTTCAACACGGGGCGTCTGGCCGGAACGGGCTATCTGTCCATCCTGCCGGTCGACCAGGGCATTGAGCACAGCGCCGGTGCCAGCTTCGCGCCGAATCCGATCTATTTCGATCCCGAAAACATCGTCAAGCTGGCCATCGAGGGCGGCTGCAACGCGGTGGCCACAACGTTCGGCGTGCTGGGCGCCGTCGCCCGCAAGTATGCCCACAAGATTCCGTTCATTCTCAAGCTCAATCACAACGAGCTGCTCTCCTACCCGAACACGTACGATCAGGTCCTGTTTGCCCGCGTCAAGGACGCCTGGAACATGGGCTGCGTGGGCGTCGGTGCCACCATCTACTGGGGCTCGCCGGAGTCGCGGCGGCAGTTGCAGGAGATCAGTGAAGCGTTCTCCTACGCCCACGAGCTGGGCATGGTGACGATCCTGTGGTGCTATCTTCGCAATAATGCCTTCAAAGTCAACGGTGTCAACCATGAGACGGCGGCCGATCTGACCGGCCAGGCCAACCACCTGGGTGTGACGATTGAGGCCGACATCATCAAGCAGAAGCTGCCCACCCATAACGGCGGCTACAAGGCGCTCAACACGGGCAGCAGCAGCTACGGCAAGCTGGACGAGCGCATTTACACGGAGCTGAGCACCGACCATCCGATCGACCTGACGCGCTATCAGGTGGCCAACTGCTACATGGGGCGCTGCGGTCTGATCAACTCGGGCGGTGCCTCGAAGGGCAAAGACGACCTGCGGGATGCCGTGCGTACGGCCGTCATCAACAAGCGGGCCGGCGGGATGGGCCTGATCTCCGGCCGCAAGGCGTTCCAGCGTCCCATGAAGGAAGGCGTCGAGCTGCTGCACGCCATCCAGGATGTGTACCTGAATCCGGAAGTCACCATCGCCTGA
- a CDS encoding ATP-binding protein, giving the protein MALPSTTSADASVAYPDWVRELARRYFTKTFNQFILHGNVRDLVPLVEAGQVRYVPLRDFLRDDLFAPRDLVLFYDRSAGLQFARPDMRQDFLRALEGFDHLHGTNYTRQIPRDPVRVFSLLERYFRLRLAEGRRIACVIDYAETIVPMAEGAFSSSEDRDALVFLLKWSHDPLFLKSDFTVCLITENLTDLHRQLVQNPYTAAIRIPLPDEAERRRFIEAYLGDQAEAFRARSEMSPAVLAHHTAGLNLVQLRTILADVLENHTRLTFERLSATKKAFIEAEAYGLLEFIETNYNLDMVAGHRQAKALLRAAAEALRQGRYDVLPMGYLVTGPVGTGKTFLITCFAGEIGIPMVRLKNFRSQWQGVTEGNLEKILNLLEAMTPVAVMIDEADAALGHREAEGDSGVSKRVFAQIASFMSNPAHRGRILFFLLTARPDLMPVDLKRQGRAEEHIALFYPDTQEERDELLQVMLRRTGIELSLDEVPDVLRNGERSFSGAELEALLTRAKFRAAAQGLDRVTPELLQEVVDDFLPPTYPLEIELQTLVAALECTSRTLLPESLRNMDREAMVARVETLKQLLQMR; this is encoded by the coding sequence ATGGCCCTGCCGAGCACAACATCCGCCGACGCATCGGTCGCTTACCCCGACTGGGTGCGCGAGCTGGCCCGCCGCTATTTCACGAAGACCTTCAATCAGTTCATTCTGCATGGCAACGTGCGGGATCTGGTCCCGCTGGTCGAGGCCGGTCAGGTACGCTACGTGCCCCTGCGGGATTTTCTGCGGGACGATCTGTTCGCGCCGCGCGATCTGGTGCTCTTCTACGACCGCTCGGCCGGGCTGCAGTTCGCCCGTCCGGACATGCGTCAGGATTTTCTCCGGGCGCTGGAAGGCTTCGACCACCTGCACGGCACGAACTACACGCGCCAGATTCCACGCGATCCGGTGCGCGTCTTTTCGCTGCTGGAACGCTATTTCCGCCTGCGCCTGGCCGAAGGCCGACGCATCGCCTGCGTGATCGACTACGCCGAGACGATCGTCCCCATGGCCGAAGGCGCTTTCTCCAGCAGCGAAGATCGCGATGCGCTGGTGTTCCTGCTCAAGTGGTCCCACGATCCGCTGTTTCTGAAAAGCGACTTCACGGTCTGCCTGATCACGGAGAATCTGACCGATCTGCACCGCCAGCTCGTGCAGAATCCCTATACGGCAGCCATTCGGATTCCGCTGCCCGACGAAGCCGAGCGGCGCCGGTTCATCGAAGCGTATCTGGGTGATCAGGCCGAGGCGTTCCGCGCGCGCTCCGAGATGTCGCCGGCCGTGCTGGCCCATCATACGGCCGGGCTGAACCTGGTGCAGCTGCGGACCATCCTCGCCGACGTACTGGAAAACCACACGCGGCTGACCTTCGAGCGTCTGTCGGCCACCAAAAAGGCCTTTATCGAAGCCGAGGCCTACGGCCTGCTGGAATTCATCGAGACCAACTACAACCTGGACATGGTGGCGGGGCACCGGCAGGCCAAAGCGCTGCTGCGGGCCGCCGCCGAAGCGCTGCGCCAGGGGCGCTACGACGTACTGCCCATGGGTTACCTGGTGACCGGTCCGGTCGGCACCGGCAAGACGTTCCTGATCACCTGCTTTGCCGGAGAGATCGGCATCCCCATGGTCCGCCTCAAGAACTTTCGTTCTCAGTGGCAGGGCGTGACTGAAGGCAACCTGGAAAAAATCCTGAACCTGCTGGAAGCCATGACGCCGGTGGCCGTCATGATCGACGAGGCCGACGCGGCGCTGGGTCACCGGGAGGCCGAGGGCGACTCGGGCGTCTCGAAACGCGTATTTGCCCAGATTGCCTCGTTCATGAGCAACCCGGCCCACCGGGGACGTATCCTGTTCTTTCTGCTGACGGCCCGCCCCGATCTGATGCCGGTCGATTTGAAACGCCAGGGCCGCGCCGAAGAGCACATCGCGCTGTTCTATCCCGACACGCAGGAAGAACGCGATGAGCTGCTTCAGGTGATGCTTCGACGTACGGGCATCGAGCTATCGCTGGACGAAGTGCCGGACGTGCTGCGAAACGGCGAGCGATCGTTCAGCGGCGCCGAGCTGGAAGCCCTGCTGACCCGTGCAAAATTCCGGGCGGCCGCTCAGGGACTGGACCGAGTAACACCGGAATTGCTCCAGGAGGTGGTGGACGACTTTCTGCCGCCCACCTACCCCCTGGAGATCGAACTTCAGACGCTGGTTGCCGCACTGGAATGCACCAGCCGCACCCTGCTTCCCGAATCCTTGCGCAACATGGACCGGGAAGCCATGGTTGCGCGCGTGGAGACGCTCAAGCAGCTGCTGCAAATGCGCTGA
- a CDS encoding type II toxin-antitoxin system Phd/YefM family antitoxin, translated as MYSTKGIEAVATITELRSKTSELVEHAKNIERGILIQKNNEPYAVLISYDLYLKLLGEQAEPVQTTRRRRSRKKESTNGSEGQQQ; from the coding sequence ATGTATAGCACGAAAGGAATTGAAGCCGTTGCGACCATTACGGAACTTCGGTCGAAGACGTCGGAGCTGGTTGAGCATGCCAAAAATATTGAGCGGGGTATTCTGATTCAGAAGAACAACGAACCCTACGCGGTGCTCATCAGCTACGATCTGTACCTGAAGCTGCTGGGTGAGCAGGCGGAGCCCGTGCAGACGACGCGCCGTCGCCGCAGTCGGAAGAAGGAGAGCACGAACGGCAGCGAAGGGCAGCAGCAATAA